Proteins encoded by one window of Streptacidiphilus sp. PB12-B1b:
- a CDS encoding ATP/GTP-binding protein, whose product MDYASSSPAAPATTRATTSAKIVVAGGFGVGKTTLVGAVSEINPLRTEAVMTSASAGIDDLTHVAGKTTTTVAMDFGRITLDEDLILYLFGTPGQDRFWFMWDDLVRGAIGAVVLVDTRRLADCFPAIDYFENSGLPFVVALNAFDGSQTHNPEEVREALQLSTETPIITTDARRRDSAKSALITLVEHALLARLR is encoded by the coding sequence GTGGACTACGCAAGCTCTAGCCCCGCCGCACCGGCCACCACCCGTGCCACGACCTCCGCGAAGATCGTGGTGGCGGGCGGCTTCGGCGTAGGCAAGACGACCCTCGTAGGCGCGGTCTCCGAGATCAACCCGCTGCGCACCGAGGCCGTCATGACCTCCGCCAGCGCCGGCATCGACGACCTCACCCACGTCGCCGGGAAGACCACCACCACGGTGGCCATGGACTTCGGCCGCATCACCCTCGACGAGGACCTGATCCTGTACCTGTTCGGCACGCCCGGACAGGACCGCTTCTGGTTCATGTGGGACGACCTGGTCCGCGGCGCCATCGGCGCCGTCGTCCTGGTCGACACCCGCCGCCTGGCCGACTGCTTCCCCGCCATCGACTACTTCGAGAACAGCGGCCTGCCCTTCGTCGTCGCCCTCAACGCCTTCGACGGATCCCAGACCCACAACCCCGAAGAAGTCCGCGAAGCCCTCCAACTCAGCACCGAGACCCCCATCATCACCACCGACGCCCGCCGACGCGACAGCGCCAAATCCGCGCTCATCACCCTCGTCGAACACGCCCTCCTCGCCCGACTGCGCTGA
- a CDS encoding DUF742 domain-containing protein — translation MTPPHGSTGPYGNTGGGAQQPLVRPYAMTGGRTRARYQLAIEALVSTTAQADRAGSLLPEHQRIVMLCREVKSIAEVSALVPIPLGVARILVADLAEAGLVAIHQPAAATTTGGAPDVTLLERVLSGLRKL, via the coding sequence ATGACCCCGCCACACGGTTCGACCGGACCGTACGGCAACACCGGCGGCGGCGCCCAGCAGCCGCTGGTGCGTCCGTACGCGATGACCGGTGGTCGTACCCGGGCCCGGTACCAACTGGCCATCGAGGCACTCGTCTCGACCACGGCCCAGGCTGACCGGGCGGGGTCACTGCTTCCCGAGCACCAGCGGATCGTGATGCTGTGCCGCGAGGTGAAGTCCATCGCGGAGGTCTCCGCACTGGTGCCCATACCGCTCGGTGTGGCCCGCATCCTCGTCGCCGACCTGGCCGAAGCCGGCCTGGTCGCCATCCACCAGCCCGCTGCCGCCACCACGACCGGCGGTGCCCCGGACGTGACTCTGCTCGAAAGGGTCCTCAGTGGACTACGCAAGCTCTAG
- a CDS encoding roadblock/LC7 domain-containing protein, protein MSQMSQAAHNLNWLITNFVDNTPGVSHTVVVSADGLLLAMSEGFPRDRADQLAAVASGLTSLTQGASRIFEGGRVTQTVVEMERGFLFIMAVSDGSSLAVLASPDSDIGLVGYEMALLVDRAGDVLTPALRAELQGSLLH, encoded by the coding sequence ATGAGCCAGATGTCCCAAGCGGCACACAATCTGAACTGGTTGATCACCAACTTCGTGGACAACACCCCCGGGGTCTCGCACACGGTGGTGGTGTCTGCGGACGGCCTCCTGCTCGCCATGTCCGAGGGCTTCCCCCGGGACCGGGCCGACCAGCTCGCCGCCGTCGCCTCCGGGCTGACCTCGCTCACCCAGGGCGCCTCCCGGATCTTCGAGGGCGGCCGGGTGACCCAGACCGTGGTCGAGATGGAGCGCGGGTTCCTGTTCATCATGGCGGTCTCGGACGGCTCCTCGCTGGCCGTGCTCGCCTCCCCGGACAGCGACATCGGCCTGGTCGGCTACGAGATGGCGCTGCTGGTCGACCGGGCCGGCGACGTGCTCACCCCGGCCCTGCGCGCCGAACTCCAGGGCAGCCTGCTGCACTGA